Proteins from a genomic interval of Lolium perenne isolate Kyuss_39 chromosome 1, Kyuss_2.0, whole genome shotgun sequence:
- the LOC127327743 gene encoding phospholipase A1-II 7, translated as MPTTSSPSPTLGSIASRWRELQGSGSWEGLLDPLDPDLRASILAYGELTEATYDGFNSQRRSPHAGSCIYGHADLLARAGVSRPGLYAVTKFFYATCGLLLPKITMPPPLLSSTSVPDAFFVLPLPALLEEPWSRESNWMGYVAVATDEGVAALGRRDILVAWRGTVESLEWVNDLDFTPTSAAPVLGPAAEDNGGAVVHHGFLSVYMTSDEDSKYNQASARDQVIEEIRRLMEVHKDEATSITVTGHSLGGSLATLNAVDMVAHGVNVPPPSTSNQPSCPVTAILFASPHVGDDKFRSAFASFPDLRALHVRNYGDVVPLYPPIGYVDSATAVLPIDTGRSPYLKQPGTVQTRHNLECYLHGIAGHQSSAGGFRLVVDRDVALVNKGADALKDEYPVPPNWHVVNNKCMVKGPDGHWKLRDFEET; from the exons ATGCCAACGACGTCGTCGCCGAGTCCGACGCTGGGGAGCATCGCCAGCCGGTGGCGCGAGCTCCAGGGCTCGGGGTCGTGGGAGGGGCTGCTGGACCCGCTGGACCCAGACCTGCGCGCCTCCATCCTCGCCTACGGCGAGCTCACCGAGGCCACCTACGACGGCTTCAACTCCCAGCGCCGCTCGCCGCACGCAGGCTCCTGCATCTACGGCCACGCCGACCTGCTCGCCCGCGCCGGCGTCTCCCGCCCGGGCCTCTACGCCGTCACCAAGTTCTTCTACGCCACCTGCGGCCTCCTGCTGCCCAAGATCACCATGCCGCCGCCGCTCTTGTCCTCGACGTCCGTGCCGGACGCCTTCTTCGTTCTGCCGCTGCCGGCGCTTCTGGAGGAGCCGTGGAGCCGGGAGTCCAACTGGATGGGCTACGTGGCCGTGGCCACGGACGAGGGCGTGGCTGCGCTCGGCCGGCGCGACATCCTCGTTGCCTGGCGCGGCACCGTCGAGAGCCTGGAGTGGGTGAATGATCTGGACTTCACGCCGACGTCCGCCGCGCCGGTGTTGGGCCCTGCGGCGGAGGACAACGGGGGCGCCGTAGTGCACCACGGCTTCCTGTCGGTGTACATGACCAGCGACGAGGACTCCAAGTACAACCAGGCAAGCGCCAGAGATCAG GTCATCGAGGAGATTCGGAGGCTAATGGAGGTGCACAAGGACGAGGCGACGAGCATCACCGTCACCGGCCACAGCCTCGGCGGCTCCCTCGCCACCCTCAACGCCGTTGATATGGTCGCCCACGGCGTCAATGTCCCACCCCCGTCGACCTCCAACCAACCATCGTGCCCGGTGACGGCAATCCTGTTCGCGAGCCCGCACGTCGGCGACGACAAATTCCGATCTGCCTTTGCATCATTCCCGGACCTCCGCGCCCTCCATGTGAGGAACTACGGAGACGTGGTGCCGCTGTACCCGCCGATCGGGTACGTGGACTCGGCAACGGCGGTGCTGCCTATCGACACGGGCCGGTCTCCGTACCTGAAGCAGCCGGGCACCGTGCAGACGCGCCACAACCTCGAGTGCTACCTACACGGCATCGCCGGACACCAGTCCTCCGCTGGCGGGTTCCGGCTGGTGGTAGACCGCGACGTGGCGCTGGTGAACAAGGGCGCCGATGCATTGAAGGACGAGTACCCGGTGCCGCCCAACTGGCATGTGGTTAACAACAAGTGCATGGTCAAGGGGCCGGACGGCCACTGGAAGCTCAGGGACTTCGAGGAAACCTAA